CACCAAAGACAACGGGACGCAATGGCAAAGCCGTTCATTCAGTCGCTTTGCCGTGCCAAGGAGGAGACGCCACCGCCGTTTTCGGGGTGATGGGGTGTGGGAGGGTAACATGAAGCACAAATGCAGGTTGTTCTCAGATGACTTCTCACTGGTTGCAGAACATATTTTCTGCTAAGAGACAGTTATATAATTCTTTCTCTACTTCCCTAAGCTCATATGGGCACTGATTCCCACGTAGGTTTTTTTACTATATTGCTCTCATTATTAATACGAATCCCCACCCgtctttcaaaaataatataatataatttattcgTATGGAGCGCTCAGGCTGAGTGTGCTTACAGGACCAGAGATGACGCAAAAGACAAAGCACTGCATATGAtacaaatttcacacacacacacctgctgaaaccatttgtcccatgtggagtcgcagcaagccggagcctaacccagcaacacagggcgtaaagctggagggggaggggacacacccaggacgggacaccagtccgtcacaaggcaccccaagcgggactcgaacctcaaacccaccagagagcagacctggccaagcccactgcgctaccgtgcCCCCGAAACAAATTCACGTAAGACATTACATAGGAAAATGACAGGAACAATTCCAATATGCAATATCaattccacatgttgctttagaggaaatcatgtgtgcagGAGAAACATGTAGGTGCAATTTACAAGtaatgcaggtgcaaaaataagtgaaccccaagctgcattggttaaaccaaggaGGTAAGTAGAGTTAGCTGGGTACAtcaaaatcatttattcattttataggTTTATTGCAAGATTTTATACAGGAATAATAACCATGCCTataggggttcacatactttacAGCAGCACTATcaatataaacagaaacagaaatagaaatactgtcatgctattcccccggcgcggttgcgtcggacccaagtgcggggcacaggaagcttggtcaaggggcggttcagtagacattgtcagggaacaggcaaagggttaCCGATGTACAAActgaatccaaaggggcaaatccaagaaccgtaatccaagaaacaggcgagtgatcaggcaaaccagtgagtcggcgacgaggagcagggcgaggagcgTGGAGCatggagcagggcgaggaacgaggatcgaggagcaagactaggagcGAGAGTGagcaataaggctgaacaaggttccgcatcgggccgtgttccgcagcccctttttaagcttgtgcttgctaattcgaagcaggtgttccctgttgcgcagCCGTGGGGGGCGTGACAAATACAGCCAAACCGCATCGCTAAGGAGCCACAGGAAATGGGAGTGCTGGACTGTCCAATGTCCATTACTGTGACTCCTAGGGTCACGGGAACAGCGTCCTTCCATCTATCCAAAGCACAGATAAATATGAATTCAAGTTTCCTTTCATGTCGATATCATCGCACCAGACTGCGTCCTAACAAGGGTTAAAGGAacatccttccttccttttccacCGCACCGGGAGAAGCACGTGGTGCGTATTGTTCATAAATGCGTACTACGAGGGAAGGCATTTACTGCCTTTGTCGCCGTTGCTGTGACAATACCAGCTCAGATCTTTACATCAGCAGTCATAGCTGGTGACCAATGCTGCAACACTGCTCTAACCCTCGTCCCCTGCAGACCTGGAAGGTGTCACCCTCacaacagaaggaaataaagcattaaataaGCCCCCCAACCGCCCCCCAGCGTGCAGAAGGTTCAGTTTTATAAGGCTCTGGAGGGGGTTTGCCGCAGATGCAGGTGCTGCACCTCCCCCAGCCTGTGACCTCAGGCTGCCTTGAACAGCAGTCAGCACGCAGCTCCGATTCGGGTTTTGTCAATGAGTTGGGTTATGTAACaagccccaccccaccccatcccctcGCGCACGTAAAGCCGGCCTCTGGGCCTTCGCGTGGCACGCAAACAAAGACGTTATGAAACAGGCCGCGATCATAATCCCTGCAAGAAGAGACAACATGCTGGGGTGCTTCGGAGATGAAGCGACGTCCAGCGCAGACCCCTGTCTCTGCCCAAACCCATACCCAGCTCTCTTGCATCACGGTGCCTCGCGTATCAGCGCTTCTTACATGTGcacttttaaaatcatgttcCCCCAGCTGCTATATTTAGCCCCAGCATTCCATCCCACTGTTGCGCATTACCAACTCCCACCCTGCCCACTAAAACGCCGCTGGATTAAATTTACCTTAAAAACTGACCTGGCCCCCTGTCAGTGGTGGCACGACCGTGCATTCGCCCCGTTTAATCCCCGTACCGCAGAATCCAACTCGAGTCCCGACGTGGGGATATGATCTGCCTCCATAACCCCGCTTCATCTTCTAAATGTACTGCTGCTATTATGCTGATTATCATAACCAGTGGCTTCCTAATGTCATCGTTGCCATAGAGCCCTGTCATCTGGACCAAGACAGAGCAAAACTTATCATTAGCCTGTTATGAGCATAAAAGCCAAAGGGACACATCCCCTGCctgttttttgtctttggtTTTTAGACGACCACCACAGTAAAACCCGAAGTATTAAATGGTCCTCCAAATCCTCTCACTCACAATTTAATTAGTCCCAGCACATGTCTGCAGGTGTGTGCAGGCGTTTGTCTGTGCAGGTGTGTGGttgcgtgcatgtgtgcatgtgtgtgtgtgttgagtgtgtgtctcactgGCACTCTTGAGCGCATGCAGGTCCCAGGCTGTGTGAGACCTGATTCGGTCGCAGCAGATAGCAGCGCAAGGGAATGAGTCACCTGctctgggggagggggtgtttgCCCTCACGTGTGTCCCTGAAGGAAGCGAATATAAGCTAATGAAATGTAGTTAGTAAATGCACTACATGGACACTGAGAGGCGTGGGCTCAGAACGtattcttgctctctctctccttccttggTCTGTCTCCCTCTCCCCTTCTTTCCGTTGCTCGCTatccctctttttttctcttcctccatAGAATGACAAACAAAGCTTATCAACATGTACCTACATAACAAACAGCTCCCAAAATGAGGACAGCCAGAAGGCAAAGGAGAAGGTCCTGCTGCCCTTTCCCTGAATCGCTGCCCTAGGGGGACGTGTCCCAGGTTGTGGGTGTTGAACCATCTCCAGGAGACCCAATTCTCCAGGCTCTTGTGGATGGCCTCCAGGTCACATGTCTCGCCATCCAGCCACAAGTACGCACACAAGTGATGGTTTGGAAGAGAACTAGTAGAGTGCACTGACTGTGACGACTTGGGAATCCATTAGCCGAAAGAGACTGAGGCTACGCCTGCTGCTCGTCCCACAAAAGGAGGGAGATGACACAGTTAAAAGGAAGTGTAATCCACAGCAGGAGCACCTTGTCTACTGAGCTCCACAAAGGGAATGTGCTTATTCTCCACCCCATGGATAAAGACCTGCCCAAACAGAGCCCAGAAACACCGGAACCCACTGCACGGCATATAAAACTTGAGCCAAGTCTTTGGTGAGAATATGTGGTTTACATTAGCAGCAGGTAGTGACTAGGGCTGTCACCTTACCATCCAGAAGGCCCGTGGTTTGCATCCCGttccagctgcagtatcctAGATCAAGATAACTACTCTCAGTGAtacaataccctgctgtataaatgggtaaatcattgtgaaattgattatctaacactgaaattcaccttggaaaaagatttcagctaaataaataataatgaagaataaaatgttaaatgtaccTATGTGATAGtctgaaataaatattacataatcaAAGTGCTATTTTTTGCTGGAACACcaacatatttctgtttcaaTGTAGTCTTGTTCAAGTGACGATCTTTGGTCTGTTTAACTGTTATGTCCTCAATGCAGCGTTATTAAGAACTGGGAATGACTGACTGATCAGTGCAGGACATGAGTGTAAATAATGGAGAGTTCCAGTGTGTTTACATAGCGAGAGCTGATGATGGTTAGGCTCCATCTCATCAAGCATCATCACAGCCAGCCCTCTCAGGTAttcaccaccccccccacccactgaCTGCATTTGGCTCCATACATATGCATGAGGTTTCTTGCATTCCAGCCTGCCTCTTAGAGTGCATTCCCGCATACTCATGGGTCAAGTGGACACAGCCGTCCGTCTAAAAACGCAACCATCGCTGCACTTCTGAGGAACAATAGCATGATGGAAAGGGGTTttggaaagggaaaaaatggaagACGATTCTTTTGCTGAAACTGAATTTCACTTTCATGAGGAGAAGTTATCAAACTGACATTCAGCGAGTCAAACACAAAGTGCTGTTCTTAGAGAAAGGTCAAACTAACAGGAGAACAGATTAGTGATTTTGCTTGTGTCAAATACCTGTCAACTCCAGGTCCTTATTTAATTACAAATTGCTCCATTTCAGTTGCATGGTGAGGGACATAAGGATATAAAGTTCATACCTCTTGTATCTATGTCCTCTTATGTAAGAACAAGATGAAACGACACACGTGAtgtcgtctttttttttcctcggctcttataaagaatatttaatcaataaaacacacttcacacagaAAATATAGAAACACGGCAGGTTTTATCAATAAGCTTtctgcaacaacaaaaaaaatcaatctacAGTTGCGCACAAGCTGCATCCCCATCAGAAACTTGAGCAAAGGTCAATGCTTGTACACCCAGTCATAATCTTCAGGCCTTGCTAAGGGTTCCACTATGAAACACTTTCCATTACAACAAGAACTTAATCATTTCCACTTAATTTATCAGTAACCGTGAAAAGCGCAAACTGAGCCACGTTTTAAATCCCTGGCTTCACTGACATGACACCAGTGACGTGCTTGGAAGACATTTGAAAATATCCATTGATTTATTGCGTAAAATTAATCTTGTGCACAAAAGACGAAACCCAAAGGCCAACCTGGTTCTCTTCCCCCCGACCTTGAGACATGACCCCGTGGGGAACCTTGCTGTGTTGTTGCTTCCTGTCCTGTGGACGTGTAAGAGACTGATATACTGGCGTTCAGGGCCCTGAGGCCAAGCAAACCGGGGGTCTCTGCACCTGCGAATTGCTGGATCGCAACCCCACAAACAGACCAACATTAACACATTGAGTAGGGTGAAAGGGAGCCGCAGGGAGCCGTGCCACAAAACAATGTGCTGCAGGAGGATCTGCTGACAAGCTCCAACATGCAAAGCCTTATTGAGCAGTGCAGGCCACTCTCATCAGACTGTTCCTGGTTGTCAGACTCGCGTGTTTAGCACGTCATAACCTGCAACCCGCCAAAGGCTTCCTTTGTGGCTATGTTTGTAAAACTCCGGAAATCgaaagaataacaaaaacatttacttgGAACTCAGGGAAACGTAATACTGCGATGGAtggacatcccatccagggtgtactctgacAAGCAGAGTgccccatgcttctgggataggctctctACCACCATATCCCCTTTTTGGAATAAGCAACAATGGATACTGGAGTCAGAGAGTGAGCAAATGTTACTCCTTACCCCacagaacagaaacaaaagtcTTCTCCCAGTTTATGAAGGTAATGGCAAAAATTTGTATGGGTTCCAGAGCCCCAGAATCGACACCCCATTTATACCAAAATATCACAAGAGTCCTAGTAAAACAGACATCACTTCTTCTAAAGTTAACATTAATTATAACACAAGGGGGTTTCCCTTCATTTATTACTCTATAATAATTTCATAGCTATTACACACCGTACactaacattaataaataaaacatacatacatacgatACTCGTGTTTAAGACCGAAGTgaatacaaaagaaatcaatgaaaacaatgcaaatatgCTGACATTCACCAAACAAGCTGACATTGTTTGGCTTGTTCAAACACCAGTGGTGTTTACCAAGATTATAAGAGTGAAAAGCCAGTAAAGAAAGACAGTGCATGAGTAAAAAATACCTGCCAAGAAGAAGACAGTGCTGCTGCTCCCTGGTCATTCACACGGTAGCAATGATATGTCGTCACAGAGCCTGGGCTGTACAGCTCGACGTGGGTTCAacccctgctcaatctgtgtgttttcatgttctccccatgtctatgtgggtttcctcccaaacacacacctttcaggtggattggtgatgctaaattagTAGtagcagtgtgtgagtgtgtcgaTGTGCCAATGATtttagggagtttagtgcaatGTATCTAACACTACTCATCGCCTTGGATGaaggcatcagcaaaacacTACTGAATGATCACTGTAGGTTGTTTtcgaggaaagcatctgctaaatgaatgaaatgtaaacatgtcgCCCCTCTCAGCTGACGCACCAAATCTGCAAGTTCGAACCTCGCAAATGAGAACAAATGCATCATGAGCATTTGAAAGGGGTCgggtttttaaaagaaactctGCGAAAAGTCCGGTTTTCATAACCTGAATAGGGGGAACCCCAGGGTATGAGCGCTCGGGGCCGCAATAAGGAGTAACGTATTAGAGCACCTTCCCAAAAGAAAGACGCAGTGTGGCAGGATGGCAAGGACAAGAGCAACAACAGAAAACAGGGCTAAAGGGCAAAATGGAAAGTAACGGAGGAAGGCAGTGGTGGAGAACAGTGAGAAGGACGGACAGCAGGGAAAGAGCAGGGGCAGAGGGCAGAGACACAGGGCAAGAAGAGAGAGTGTGGATGAAGAGCAGCTCAGAGGGCATATAGAGGAAGAAAAACGTCTCCACGGCAGTGtgcttcctgcagcagctgtgtcCCCTGTCTGCGATGGGTTGGGTGTCCAGCAGTGCTGAATGGGAAGTGACAGGCCCCCGGCTCCCCCGAGGCTGCAGACCCCGTCCGAGACCCTCGCCCAGCTTCCTGGGGTCTGAATCACCAGCCCTCCAGGAAAGGGTACTGGCAGGATGCACCCGCGCAAACAgggagtaacacacacacacacacacacaccgcacacgtGTCTTGCCACCTGCAGTTATAGTCCAGAACTTGTGCCAATGGCTGTCTCAGCAAATAGTGTGATTACtgcatttttgctgctgttttgttatttattttgaattatgaTGACATAACCAGTCACATGATCCCTGTATTAGATATATGTCTGCTTACGTAACATACATGCAGGCTGATGAAGGCATTCTGCCGAAACATGTATGTGTTGCGCAAATTAAAAACCAGCTGCATTAAGCTCGTGTGTGCTCtcacatcatttttttcttttttttttcccccttagtTGTCTTGGGAAATAGGAAATCAAATGTTTCAAGCCATTATTGTTTGATCGgtccgtttttttcttttttaactaaCAGGACTTGGGTAAagtcaaaacatgaaaataactTAATTATGTTGCAGCACGCCAAGGcggcctggggagggggcggagacggggggcaaagcagccacagctggggctgatttcactccatatttcttccccggtgcccaggaGTCGAAAGaagagactgaggaggagaacgagacagaggCAAACCCGAACCCGATCCCCGAGACGACGCCCGCGttccgaccgacccgactctcccagcccccctgacccgcATGAAGCCTCTCCCTACCtcttccctggtccccctttcccatctccttccttctcccctgtctaagggcaaataaatgCCCACAGCAACGGGCAACTGCATcgcttgtctcctgcctcgtctcttacataTGTTTTCTGTTCCAATTTCATACATGCAATTTTGaaggaacaaattaaaatacactACTGCATGGCTCTCAAGAAATCTGGTACTGCAGCAACTGACTGCATGTGGTCCAGCCACCCATTATCGACTGCCTGTGCTATAACTGGGTCGTGGTGGTCTgtagcctatcctggaagcatagggtgtgaggcagggcacactctggatgggatgcaaaTCTATCGCAGCACAATCACATACACAttacactacaggcaatttaaagtcacagGTTGACCTAAAACAcgtgtcttcagactgtggccagaaaccagagcatgggaaggaaacccaggcaaacacatggaaaacatgcaaactacacaaaGACTGAtccaaattcaaacccacaccctgaGCTGAGGTACCggcattacctgctgcaccatgaTGCCACCAACTTTCCAGTCATCTGATTTAAGTAGCGCGAAAGGCTGACAGGTATGTGATGAAGGAAGCAGACTGTTTCGGTTAGTAGAACCCGAAGCCACACCAGAGAGCTGCAATGCTGAAACTGCATAAGGCACACGACTGAAAAGACTGAActcagtccttttttttttgcccagttTTTGTCACCAGCCTTCACAGGAATTGGTTGTCAGCTCTGCTTTGCACACTTTAAATGGCTGTTGCTGGTCTTTTGGTTTCGGTACCATCAGGCAGGCAGGGCTATGCTTGGCTCCTtctttcagcaccacggacagcggGCAAACTTCACTCCCGCAGACCACGGGATTTCGCCACGGACGGGACGAACTGCCGCTCCACCGCAAAATCACAGTAACGAGTGCTTCAGGAACATGGTGTTTTCTAAGACAAAATGGGGTTGTGCCACTTTTAAGAATACAGAGAGAGGAGCAGAATATGTAATCACTGCTCAGAGTTGAAACCGCAATGCGCGCCACCAAGTTCAAAACAACGAGCCATGTTTACACCATGTTATTCGctcttttttctaatttaatgtATCGCTCCCATTTTGCATCTGTTCTCATTCCAGTGACTATTAAAAAGCAATCGTCTGCACAGCAGCAAGCAGTGAGAACGAGGGAAAAATGAAGGACGGAATAGCTTCTCTGAGGATTAGGTGGGAAATTCGCAGGTGGGCTCTTCACCTCGTTGAAAGGCTCCTTATGAGCTGCTCCATACCTGTCCTGTCAGAAACACCTGCGGTCATCATGCGTTCTGCTTGCAGTGGCACTGACCTGCATCCCGCAAAGGGTGAAGGAACTACACTTGTATGGGTAATGAAACTGAGGACCTTGTTCCTCACATCCCTGGGCATTACCCTCCCTATTGACACACTGCAGCCTGTAGAGAGACACAAGACAACCTGAGTAAATGTACTGGATTGTATGTAACTTCCATCTTACTTGGGAAGTTTATGTATAAATCTGTCCACTTTTCAACACGACATAcggaaatgtattattttttgtttaagaGAGAACTTTTACACTTCTTATTCAGCATTGGACGAATGAAGTATCTATACATACTGAACCTACTTTTGAGGAACAGTGACGATGACCGCTCTCATGGTCACTCACTGTGCTCTTTACTCTTCCTTTTCTGAAACAGCTCAACTTCAGTTTGGTCctgacttgttttgttttccatcctCCCGAGTCCTACAGTGACGTCGTGTAGGGGAACCACATGTCATCCAGGACCGTCATCATCTGACAGCTGCCCTCTGCACTTCCATACAAACATGGTAATCTGTGCTGTGAGAATGcgtcagttaaaaaaaaaaaaaaaaaaacccaagggAGCTTTGCAATGTAGGTGACTGCTCCTTTTGAATGATCTGTGTAGCATCACTGAAATACCATGGTGTGTGTCAGCACCGAAGGTAGCAACTAACCCTAGTGCGTGTCCTCACAGAACCcattcaaagaaaaacagccaCACCTGCATAGCAGAGGGGAAACCAAGGAAGGTGCACCTGCAATTAAGTTAACGAAGATCGGTTACCATGACAACTAAAGTACCCAACTCGTGTTATCCTTTATTTAGCCGACGCCTTTGACCAGGGCGAGTTGCAGCGTTAGGTAATCAACTTTGCAATGACTTGGCCGTGAATGCAGCcagcagctgctgttgctgtgtcAGTCCTGGCCTGGGTGAGCCCTCTGATGAATGCGGAGGCtggaaccaagaaccttcaggtGACAGGACTGCTCGGTTCCAACCCGCACAGCGGCGCGCTCTGCGCAGCGGTGCTCCGGGCATCGAGCGCGTCGCCCTACCTTGCACTCGTCCATGCACGTCCTCACGGAGTACACATCCGTCTCGTATTTCTCAATGAGCAGCTCGAACTCCTCGTACTTCTCCTGCGCGTGCTGGTCGTAGCGCTGGAACTCCTCCACGCAGCGGGTGCACGCCCGCGAATTCCCCCCCATCATGACCGCGTCCAGGCTGCAGTTCAGGTTGTCCGGACTCCACGACCCGTAGAACAAATCCAAAAGGGAATAGGTGTTACAAAAAGCAAGGTACAAATGACTTAAGTTGAAGTCCACGGCGCGCGTCCCCGCGGGCTCCTCCGACACTGACAGTGACAGGGCCCTGCACACGGCGGGCTCCGCGTCCTCGAACGCGAAGCAGCTCTCAGACAAACTGTCCGGGGGACACGTCTCCGGGCGCCACGACGAGCGCTCCGTGGAATTCCCTGCAAAAGCCGCGTCTCGGCGCTCGCCCGCCGCGTCCGTCCACGCGAACCTGTCCCGGGTCTGCGTCCGCGTCGCTTCGGCACAAAACCACAGGTGATCAGAGAGGAGGAcggtgaggaagaggagcgcTGCCAGGGACAGGCGCCATTTCTGGGCCCTCTCCGGGTCGACGAAGGGCTTGTCGTGCTGCCGGGGTGCGAACCAGATGTTTAATCCGTCATCTTGCTGCCCGCACATCCAAGCACCCCTGGTCATATTTCGGCAAAGCGCAGCGCTGGCCGTCTCCACCGTGGGGGGGTCTTTGCCACAATACTACTCATTGACGTGGGGCTCGTGCGCCGGCGTGATTCTCCTCCTGAACCGTGGGACGGACGCGCTCCTCTTCCCATCCACTCAGTGCACTCGCAGTCGCAGGCAGCGTGGCGCGCGCTGGCTCGTCCCCGCTCCCCGCGGCTCTCGGGAGAACGGCCGGGCTCCGCGCGCCGACATGCCGCCGCGcgctcctctctcctcccctcccgcGTCCGTGGAAGCGCTGCGGAGACGCCTCTCTTTACGAAAGGGGGGACGGATCTTTCGGCCGGGGGATCGTCCGCTCCCTGTCTGGGTCTGGGCAGAGCGCCTTCACTGAACGCTTTCGCAGCACCACAGTCATCTTGGTCCTGCGCTACGTTGCCGCCATCTTCGTcttgaaaacactttttttgggaAGCTGGGTCATTTGCGTCATCGGCCGCGCGGAGAGCGCGCTCCGTCCTCGCGCCGCGCTGCGGATCCGGTCACGGGCCATTGATACGCATTGATTCGCACGGGCGGACCCGCGAGCGCTCGTACTGCTCGCTACGCTCCTCGAGGCGCGCGTGGCAGGCAGCGAGGCCCCTCTCGGGAGCCATGCGGGAGGCATGCATGTTGGAGACGTGCGTGGTCGACGTGTGTTTAATGCGTCTTGAAGGCACGATGCGGGATGCATGTTGCGCGCATGTTGAAGGCATGACGACGACGGAGGCGCGTTGCTGTAGGTCTGAGAAGCAACTGCGCACTTGTGACTGAGTGAGGAGCTTCACTGTAAACATGGGAAGTTCATGAGCTGAGAAATATTGTAGGAAAGAACGCGTTTAGAATCTTAGTAGGATAAGTATTCAGTCGAGAGTAATAGATCTGGGGTCCTTTAATATAtctgtatacagtattatatatcAGAACAGTATATGatcagtatatatataatatgcctgtgtctgtgtgttttctctatTGTTTTCAGTCTATGAAGGTTAAAAACTATAAAGCGCAATTCTCCCCGAACAAGCTgatctgagaaatattttttttataaggccAGCGAGAACCTATCAAGTGAAAAGGGACGACGGAAAACAGGCGAGGAAACATAACGTCGACCACGGGGAGCGCGCGCTCTGGTCCCGTGCTCTCGGTTGCCGTCTCGCGCCTGTCCGCGCGCTCACTGCACGTGACGTGCGAGCTGTATTTGTACGCGGGGGTACTCGAGGGGCGCGCGTTAGcggggtgtgtgtctgtgtgacctcGTGTGGAGAACCTCTGTCCTTCTCTCGTGACCCCCACgctcccccccgcccctctCCTTCGCTTGACGCGCAGCACGCGACCAGAGTGTCTGAGGTGTGTGGCGAAGGGAGCACGCCGAGCATTACAGTACCGAGTCATTTCGCGGAATGGAGACATGTAAGACTACAAAGAATGTGTTTCTGGAGTGTAAGAAAAATCATGGCATTTTGTTTTGGTCCGTTTATgcatttgaaacaaaatatCAGAACACGTAACAGTTAATAACCCTTCAGTAGCAAAACAAGTCTTCAAGTGCGGACAAcctgttcacacacacttttggaaccacttgtcccgtatggggttgcagggaaccggagcctacccggcaacacagagcgtaaggcgggaggggacacacccaggacgggacgtcagtccgtcacaaggcaccccaagcgggactcgaaccccagacccactggagagcaggacccggtccaacccactgcactaccgcaccccctatacaacctgttcattttttacaaaattaagaCAGAAGGTCTTGTTACAGAACCAAGGGTATGGCTGTGTGATGGgcgtgtgtatgtctgttttgaaCAGAAGTACTACTATTATCAAAAATCTTCCCTGAACATCATTCCCTAACACTTATAATATTCCctcggtttgtgtggagttcATGAATGTTCTCTTCACATGgcttcctctgagtgctctggtttcctcccactgtccgtgagcatgcatttcaggttaatAGTTGACTCTAATTTACTCtgattgtgtatgtgtgactgagtgagtgtgtgtgcctgaCCTATAATGgactggataggctctggacaagtTTGGTCTGGTGCTGGGCAACTAGTTGATTGATGTATATATAACTCATTAA
This genomic window from Scleropages formosus chromosome 1, fSclFor1.1, whole genome shotgun sequence contains:
- the LOC108933179 gene encoding transmembrane protein FAM155A-like, whose amino-acid sequence is MTRGAWMCGQQDDGLNIWFAPRQHDKPFVDPERAQKWRLSLAALLFLTVLLSDHLWFCAEATRTQTRDRFAWTDAAGERRDAAFAGNSTERSSWRPETCPPDSLSESCFAFEDAEPAVCRALSLSVSEEPAGTRAVDFNLSHLYLAFCNTYSLLDLFYGSWSPDNLNCSLDAVMMGGNSRACTRCVEEFQRYDQHAQEKYEEFELLIEKYETDVYSVRTCMDECKMAYKPWLCSQYFQTTQMNCSDKIPCKQYCLEVQKRCPFILPDNDDLIYGGSPSFICSGLLRNDMSGVETECCDVRWDSPPNSHSDGTIKRTHPSCHHRVSVTTSGTSRLCNSRFRLCLLVLVLLHTVVTVTAAQNSTGISLGGITSVEESSTNEE